One region of Kytococcus sedentarius DSM 20547 genomic DNA includes:
- the sufU gene encoding Fe-S cluster assembly sulfur transfer protein SufU, which yields MDLYAEIILDHSKNPQNAGLREPYEAEVHHVNTSCGDEVTVRVHVDTSTEPPRIVDVSYDAMGCSISTASTSVMTEETIGHDATEVAGSLAEMRKMLTSRGQYGGDEELIGDGVAFAGVSQYPARVKCALLGWTALTDALARAGVDITGSKQDSEVPTNGAQA from the coding sequence ATGGACCTGTACGCCGAGATCATCCTCGACCACTCCAAGAACCCGCAGAACGCCGGGCTCCGGGAGCCGTACGAGGCCGAGGTGCACCACGTGAACACCTCCTGTGGCGATGAGGTGACGGTCCGGGTGCACGTGGACACCAGCACCGAGCCGCCCCGCATCGTCGACGTCTCCTACGACGCGATGGGGTGCAGCATCTCCACCGCGTCGACCTCGGTGATGACCGAGGAGACCATCGGGCACGACGCCACCGAGGTGGCCGGGAGCCTGGCGGAGATGAGGAAGATGCTCACCTCGCGCGGCCAGTACGGCGGCGACGAGGAGCTCATCGGCGACGGCGTCGCCTTCGCCGGGGTGTCCCAGTACCCGGCGCGCGTGAAGTGCGCGCTGCTGGGCTGGACCGCCCTGACCGACGCCCTCGCCCGCGCCGGGGTGGACATCACCGGCTCGAAGCAGGACAGTGAAGTACCGACGAACGGAGCACAGGCATGA
- a CDS encoding metal-sulfur cluster assembly factor, whose product MTTQTAAASTEDVTEALRDVVDPELGINVVDLGLVYGTTVEEDGSAVIDMTLTSPACPLTDVIEDQIAGVLEGMVTQHVINWVWMPPWGPDKITDDGRDQLRALGFNI is encoded by the coding sequence ATGACCACGCAGACAGCTGCAGCCAGCACGGAGGACGTCACCGAGGCCCTGCGTGACGTCGTCGACCCCGAGCTCGGGATCAACGTCGTCGACCTGGGTCTGGTCTACGGCACCACCGTCGAGGAGGACGGCAGCGCCGTCATCGACATGACCCTGACCTCCCCGGCGTGCCCGCTGACGGACGTCATCGAGGACCAGATCGCCGGCGTGCTCGAGGGCATGGTGACCCAGCACGTCATCAACTGGGTCTGGATGCCGCCGTGGGGTCCGGACAAGATCACCGACGACGGCCGCGACCAGCTGCGGGCGCTGGGCTTCAACATCTGA
- a CDS encoding dicarboxylate/amino acid:cation symporter, giving the protein MSASSSTTTVESRSAQTPSKRRWLPSFGMQILLGLVVGVALGAVARTLGGDAENPNWLTETLTIVGTTFITMLKALVPPLIFLAVVASIANLRDLGNAARLAGQTLIWFGITALVSVTIGIVLSVVTRPGANTSVSPDAAAAPDGGGSWLDFLTGLVPTNILGLSAKAGEGGAVSLSFNALQIVVIAIAFGIAAIKVGKEAEPFLGFSQSALAIVQKILWWVILLAPIGTAGLIGRAVATYGWTTMGSLGIFVLTVYAGLALVLFGLYPAVLKAHGLSVRQWFSGAWPAIQLAFVSRSSLGTMPLTQRVTERNLGVPSGYASFAIPFGATTKMDGCAAIYPAVSAIFVAQFFGLELGITDYLLIVVVSVLGSAATAGLTGALVMLTLTLSTLGLPLEGVGLLLAVDPILDMGRTAVNVAGQTLVPTIVAKREGILDRALYEAPRGELPYVDESVTEQAEQAPGDAAGIEEPSTRQPVTT; this is encoded by the coding sequence ATGTCCGCCTCCTCCTCGACCACCACGGTCGAGAGCCGCTCGGCCCAGACCCCCAGCAAGCGCCGCTGGCTGCCGTCCTTCGGGATGCAGATCCTGCTCGGCCTCGTGGTGGGTGTCGCCCTCGGCGCCGTCGCCCGGACCCTCGGTGGCGACGCCGAGAACCCGAACTGGCTCACCGAGACCCTCACCATCGTCGGCACCACCTTCATCACGATGCTGAAGGCGCTGGTCCCGCCGCTGATCTTCCTGGCCGTCGTGGCCTCCATCGCCAACCTGCGCGACCTCGGCAACGCGGCGCGCCTCGCGGGCCAGACCCTCATCTGGTTCGGGATCACCGCGCTGGTCTCGGTGACCATCGGCATCGTTCTCTCCGTGGTCACCCGTCCGGGGGCGAACACGTCCGTCTCGCCCGATGCGGCGGCCGCCCCCGACGGTGGCGGCTCCTGGCTGGACTTCCTCACCGGGCTGGTGCCCACCAACATCCTGGGCCTCTCCGCCAAGGCGGGTGAGGGCGGCGCGGTGTCGCTGAGCTTCAACGCCCTTCAGATCGTCGTCATCGCCATCGCGTTCGGTATTGCCGCCATCAAGGTGGGCAAGGAGGCCGAGCCCTTCCTGGGCTTCAGCCAGTCGGCCCTGGCGATCGTGCAGAAGATCCTCTGGTGGGTCATCCTGCTGGCCCCCATCGGCACCGCCGGCCTGATCGGCCGCGCCGTGGCCACCTACGGCTGGACCACCATGGGCAGCCTGGGCATCTTCGTGCTCACCGTCTACGCAGGTCTGGCGCTGGTGCTGTTCGGCCTCTACCCCGCTGTGCTGAAGGCCCACGGGCTCTCGGTGCGGCAGTGGTTCTCCGGGGCGTGGCCCGCCATCCAGCTGGCCTTCGTCTCCCGCTCCTCCCTGGGAACGATGCCGCTGACGCAGCGCGTCACCGAGCGAAACCTCGGCGTGCCGTCCGGCTACGCGTCGTTCGCCATCCCCTTCGGCGCGACCACCAAGATGGACGGCTGCGCGGCGATCTACCCGGCCGTCTCGGCGATCTTCGTGGCGCAGTTCTTCGGGCTGGAGCTCGGGATCACCGACTACCTGCTGATCGTGGTGGTCTCGGTGCTGGGCTCGGCCGCCACCGCCGGACTCACCGGTGCGCTGGTGATGCTGACGCTCACCCTGTCGACCCTGGGCCTGCCGCTGGAGGGTGTCGGTCTGCTGCTGGCCGTCGACCCCATCCTGGACATGGGGCGCACTGCGGTGAACGTGGCCGGGCAGACGCTGGTGCCCACCATCGTGGCCAAGCGCGAGGGCATCCTGGACCGCGCCCTCTACGAGGCGCCGCGGGGTGAGCTGCCCTACGTGGACGAGAGCGTGACCGAGCAGGCCGAGCAGGCCCCCGGCGACGCCGCCGGCATCGAGGAGCCCTCGACCCGGCAGCCCGTCACGACCTGA
- the ypfJ gene encoding KPN_02809 family neutral zinc metallopeptidase yields MTFNDNARLDTSQVSGGGGGGLGRGAAVGGGGGGLLLIVAYLLFQMLGGGGDEGGQQGGGQQQDSPWGFGGGSTQAEGDTGSFGGGNGDFSHCKTGADANEHTDCRVIGTVNSVQQYWEQALPEVTNPSQEYRKSTTVIYSGQTQSACGTASNQVGPFYCPADEQIFIDPAFFDQLDQFGADNTNLAQMYIVAHEYGHHVQNILGYLGESQKDPKGPESGAVKVELMADCLAGVWVANADGTTDSQGTPLIQKVTEEQINDALEAAAAVGDDNIQERSGRGVNPDAFTHGTSEQRQKWFMEGYNGGSATACDTFRAENL; encoded by the coding sequence ATGACCTTCAACGACAACGCACGACTGGACACCTCGCAGGTCTCCGGCGGGGGCGGTGGCGGCCTCGGCCGCGGCGCTGCGGTGGGCGGCGGAGGTGGTGGCCTGCTGCTGATCGTGGCCTACCTGCTCTTCCAGATGCTGGGAGGCGGCGGTGACGAGGGTGGCCAGCAGGGCGGTGGGCAGCAGCAGGACAGCCCGTGGGGCTTCGGCGGCGGCAGCACGCAGGCCGAGGGCGACACCGGATCGTTCGGTGGCGGCAACGGCGACTTCTCGCACTGCAAGACCGGTGCGGACGCCAACGAGCACACCGACTGCCGCGTGATCGGCACGGTCAACTCGGTGCAGCAGTACTGGGAGCAGGCCCTACCGGAGGTGACCAACCCCTCCCAGGAGTACCGCAAGTCGACCACCGTCATCTACAGCGGCCAGACGCAGAGCGCCTGCGGCACGGCCTCCAACCAGGTGGGCCCCTTCTACTGCCCCGCGGACGAGCAGATCTTCATCGACCCGGCGTTCTTCGACCAGCTGGACCAGTTCGGCGCGGACAACACCAACCTGGCCCAGATGTACATCGTGGCCCACGAGTACGGACACCACGTGCAGAACATCCTGGGCTACCTCGGCGAGTCCCAGAAGGACCCGAAGGGCCCCGAGTCCGGCGCGGTGAAGGTCGAGCTCATGGCTGACTGCCTGGCCGGTGTGTGGGTGGCGAACGCCGACGGCACCACCGACTCCCAGGGCACGCCGCTGATCCAGAAGGTCACCGAGGAGCAGATCAACGACGCCCTCGAGGCCGCGGCGGCCGTGGGTGACGACAACATCCAGGAGCGCAGCGGGCGCGGCGTGAACCCGGACGCGTTCACGCACGGCACCTCCGAGCAGCGCCAGAAGTGGTTCATGGAGGGTTACAACGGCGGGTCCGCCACAGCCTGTGACACCTTCCGCGCCGAGAACCTCTGA
- a CDS encoding OFA family MFS transporter, with the protein MAFLSKSGSVAGPGYSRWLIPPAALAVHLSIGQVYAFSVFKSSLVDHFESSQTAVAWVFSIAIVVLGLSAAIFGTWVERNGPRRAMFVAALCWATGFVVGSAGIATGQLWLLYLGYGVIGGIGLGIGYISPVSTLMKWFPERPGLATGMAIMGFGGGALLASPLSNRLLSFYDPSYSPTTAGSFADGRSLSLTFLTLGAGYLVLMLIGVALMRLPQGFGDDSTAAHRPGQGGSLVRAGTAIRTPQFWLLWVVLFCNVTAGIGILEQAAPMIQDFFRDNGTSAVTAAAAGGFVGVLSLANMAGRFAWSSLSDAIGRKWTYTGYLGIGLVAYAALALVGSSSTVVFILLAVVIISFYGGGFATVPAYLKDLFGTLEVGAIHGRLLTAWAAAGVAGPLIINTVLDAAGEPGTMTAGDYRPALFTMVGILTVGLVANLLIRPVDSRHTDVEAARTAQAHADDRARASTTGAQTGAATTSPVLLTLAWLAVGLPLAYGLWFTVERASKLVLG; encoded by the coding sequence ATGGCATTCCTCAGCAAGTCAGGATCGGTGGCCGGGCCCGGTTACAGCCGATGGCTCATTCCCCCCGCCGCCCTTGCGGTCCACCTCTCGATCGGCCAGGTCTACGCCTTCTCGGTCTTCAAGTCCTCGCTGGTGGACCACTTCGAGTCCAGCCAGACCGCCGTGGCGTGGGTGTTCAGCATCGCCATCGTGGTGCTGGGGCTCTCGGCCGCCATCTTCGGCACGTGGGTGGAGCGCAACGGTCCGCGCCGGGCCATGTTCGTCGCGGCCCTGTGCTGGGCCACCGGCTTCGTCGTCGGGTCCGCCGGCATCGCCACCGGGCAGCTCTGGCTGCTGTACTTGGGCTACGGCGTGATCGGCGGCATCGGTCTGGGCATCGGGTACATCTCCCCGGTCTCCACCCTCATGAAGTGGTTCCCGGAGCGGCCGGGGCTGGCCACCGGCATGGCCATCATGGGCTTCGGCGGTGGCGCCCTGCTGGCCTCACCGCTCTCGAACCGGTTGCTGTCCTTCTACGACCCCAGCTACAGCCCCACCACCGCGGGCTCCTTCGCCGACGGCCGGTCGCTCTCCCTGACCTTCCTCACGCTCGGCGCGGGCTACCTCGTGCTCATGCTCATCGGCGTGGCCCTGATGCGGCTTCCGCAGGGTTTCGGTGACGACAGCACCGCTGCGCACCGCCCCGGTCAGGGCGGCTCGCTGGTCCGGGCCGGCACGGCCATCCGCACCCCCCAGTTCTGGCTGCTGTGGGTGGTCCTGTTCTGCAACGTGACCGCCGGCATCGGCATCCTCGAGCAGGCCGCCCCGATGATCCAGGACTTCTTCCGTGACAACGGCACCAGCGCCGTGACCGCCGCGGCTGCCGGCGGCTTCGTGGGCGTGCTCTCCCTGGCCAACATGGCCGGTCGTTTCGCCTGGTCGTCACTCTCGGACGCGATCGGCCGCAAGTGGACCTACACCGGCTACCTCGGCATCGGTCTGGTGGCCTACGCGGCCCTGGCGCTGGTGGGCAGCAGCTCCACAGTGGTCTTCATTCTCTTGGCCGTGGTCATCATCAGCTTCTACGGCGGCGGCTTCGCCACCGTCCCGGCTTACCTCAAGGACCTCTTCGGCACCCTCGAGGTGGGCGCCATCCACGGCCGCCTGCTCACCGCCTGGGCCGCCGCCGGTGTGGCCGGCCCGCTGATCATCAACACGGTGCTCGATGCGGCGGGGGAGCCCGGCACCATGACCGCCGGTGACTACCGGCCGGCCCTGTTCACGATGGTGGGAATCCTCACCGTTGGCCTGGTGGCGAACCTGCTGATCCGCCCGGTGGACTCCCGCCACACTGACGTCGAGGCCGCCCGCACCGCGCAGGCACACGCCGACGACCGCGCAAGGGCCTCCACCACCGGTGCCCAGACCGGGGCCGCCACCACCTCCCCGGTCCTCCTCACCCTGGCCTGGCTCGCGGTGGGTCTGCCGTTGGCCTACGGCCTGTGGTTCACGGTCGAGCGGGCCAGCAAGCTCGTGCTCGGCTGA
- a CDS encoding ABC-F family ATP-binding cassette domain-containing protein, with amino-acid sequence MITVSGLELRAGPRLLLEPTSFRVGAGDRIGLVGRNGAGKTTMTKVLAGESLPAAGSVSSSAPVGYLPQDPRTGDLHVTGRARILSARGLEDIVRRRERAEQEMASDETAVREKAMRRYDRANTEFEAAGGYAAEAEAARISGALGLPTRILDQELATLSGGQRRRIELARILFSDAQTLLLDEPTNHLDADSIAWLRDHLKNYTGGLIVISHDVDLLDAVVNKVFHLDANRSALDQYSLGWKAYLKQREVDEHRRKRELTNATKKAEALLAQADKMKAKATKATAAQNMARRAERLLSGVEGERQADRVAALRFPTPAPCGKTPLRGHGLSRSYGSLEIFTDVDLAIDRGSKVVVLGLNGAGKTTLLRILAGVDAPDTGEVAAGHGLRIGYYAQEHENLDVGRTVLENMKSSAPDLDETGVRKVLGSFLFSGDDVDKKAGVLSGGEKTRLSLAMLVVSGANLLLLDEPTNNLDPASRAEILDALAHYEGAVVLVSHDEGAVEALDPERVLLLPDGVEDLWNVSYLDLVTLA; translated from the coding sequence GTGATCACCGTGTCCGGCCTCGAGCTGCGCGCCGGTCCCCGCCTGCTGCTCGAACCCACGTCCTTCCGCGTCGGGGCCGGTGACCGCATCGGCCTGGTGGGGCGCAACGGGGCCGGCAAGACGACCATGACCAAGGTGCTGGCGGGCGAGTCGCTGCCTGCGGCGGGCTCAGTGAGTAGCTCGGCGCCGGTGGGTTACCTGCCGCAGGACCCGCGTACGGGGGACCTGCACGTCACGGGCCGTGCCCGCATCCTCTCGGCCCGCGGGTTGGAGGACATCGTGCGCCGCCGGGAGAGGGCCGAGCAGGAGATGGCCAGCGACGAGACTGCGGTGCGCGAGAAGGCGATGCGGCGCTACGACCGGGCCAACACCGAGTTCGAGGCCGCCGGCGGCTACGCCGCCGAGGCCGAGGCCGCCCGCATCTCCGGAGCGCTGGGCCTGCCCACCCGCATCCTGGACCAGGAGCTCGCGACCCTCTCCGGTGGACAGCGACGCCGCATCGAGCTCGCCCGCATCCTGTTCTCCGACGCCCAGACGCTGCTGCTGGACGAGCCGACCAACCACCTCGATGCGGACTCCATCGCCTGGCTGCGCGACCACCTGAAGAACTACACCGGCGGCCTCATCGTCATCAGCCACGACGTCGACCTGCTCGATGCGGTGGTGAACAAGGTGTTCCACCTGGACGCCAACCGCAGTGCCCTGGACCAGTACTCGCTGGGATGGAAGGCCTACCTCAAGCAGCGAGAGGTCGACGAACACCGCCGCAAGCGCGAGCTGACCAACGCCACCAAGAAGGCCGAGGCCCTGCTCGCCCAGGCCGACAAGATGAAGGCGAAGGCCACCAAGGCCACGGCCGCCCAGAACATGGCCCGTCGTGCCGAGCGCCTGCTCTCCGGCGTGGAGGGGGAGCGGCAGGCCGACCGGGTGGCTGCCCTGCGCTTCCCGACCCCCGCCCCCTGCGGCAAGACGCCGCTGCGGGGACACGGGCTCTCGCGCAGCTACGGCTCACTGGAGATCTTCACCGACGTGGACCTGGCGATCGACCGCGGCTCCAAGGTGGTGGTGCTGGGCCTCAACGGCGCGGGCAAGACCACGTTGCTGCGCATCCTGGCCGGGGTGGATGCCCCGGACACCGGTGAGGTCGCTGCGGGCCACGGCCTGCGCATCGGCTACTACGCCCAGGAGCACGAGAACCTCGACGTCGGGCGCACCGTGCTGGAGAACATGAAGTCCAGCGCCCCGGATCTCGACGAGACCGGCGTGCGCAAGGTGCTGGGTTCGTTCCTGTTCAGCGGGGACGACGTGGACAAGAAGGCCGGCGTCCTCTCCGGTGGCGAGAAGACCCGCCTCTCCCTGGCGATGCTGGTGGTCAGCGGCGCGAACCTGCTGCTGCTCGACGAGCCCACGAACAACCTCGACCCCGCCAGTCGGGCGGAGATCCTCGATGCCTTGGCGCACTATGAGGGCGCCGTGGTGCTGGTGAGCCACGACGAGGGTGCCGTCGAGGCGCTGGACCCCGAGCGGGTGCTGCTGCTGCCCGACGGCGTCGAGGACCTCTGGAACGTGAGCTACCTGGACCTGGTGACCTTGGCCTGA
- a CDS encoding SURF1 family cytochrome oxidase biogenesis protein — protein MGRWFRTALQPKWLAALLLALLVAGVFWRMGLWQWHRHEAKVHAVERLESHRDAPAVPYTDLVRPDGSYEFTDEWTVTEVQGRYLPEHQTLVRNRPWFGTASKSTYGYEVLVPFEPVEGPTILVNRGWVPNGPDAQTLPEIPPAPSGEITLSAWLRPSEPSRDRDLPEGQVDMVNPGDVEQQSGLELAEPFLLMRDDGADPRPNPLDPPSTDLGPHQAYAWQWWLAVLFPLGMWVFAVRNEAMLTLPAEERERRRAAKAARKKTRIWDEEDA, from the coding sequence ATGGGCCGCTGGTTCCGGACCGCGTTGCAGCCGAAGTGGCTGGCGGCGCTCCTGCTCGCACTGCTGGTGGCCGGTGTGTTCTGGCGCATGGGCCTGTGGCAGTGGCACCGGCACGAGGCCAAGGTGCACGCCGTCGAGCGGCTCGAGTCCCATCGTGACGCCCCGGCGGTGCCCTACACCGACCTGGTGCGCCCGGACGGCTCCTACGAGTTCACCGACGAGTGGACCGTGACCGAGGTGCAGGGCCGGTACCTGCCCGAGCACCAGACGTTGGTGCGCAACCGCCCGTGGTTCGGCACGGCCAGCAAGTCCACCTACGGCTACGAGGTGCTCGTGCCCTTCGAGCCGGTCGAGGGCCCCACCATCCTGGTGAACCGGGGCTGGGTGCCGAACGGGCCGGACGCGCAGACGCTGCCGGAGATCCCGCCCGCACCCAGCGGCGAGATCACCCTGAGCGCCTGGCTGCGCCCCAGCGAGCCCTCGCGGGACCGCGACCTGCCCGAGGGGCAGGTCGACATGGTCAACCCCGGTGACGTCGAGCAGCAGTCCGGTCTGGAGCTCGCCGAACCCTTCCTGCTGATGCGGGACGACGGCGCAGACCCGCGGCCCAATCCGCTGGACCCCCCGTCCACCGACCTGGGCCCCCACCAGGCCTACGCCTGGCAGTGGTGGCTGGCCGTGCTCTTCCCGTTGGGCATGTGGGTGTTCGCCGTGCGCAACGAGGCGATGCTGACCCTGCCCGCCGAGGAGCGGGAGCGCCGTCGTGCGGCGAAGGCAGCCCGCAAGAAGACCCGCATCTGGGACGAGGAGGACGCCTGA
- a CDS encoding DUF3099 domain-containing protein, protein MVSTTQRSRPGPADRAPVASVTSAAHSAAREREHRMKVYLVQMGLRIIAFPVGAWLIIADISVVVGVALLAFAAVIPYVAVVLANARRADPEADGPQAVTPRREGLTAPTGEPTGPRVDQPGEVIVGDVVDD, encoded by the coding sequence ATGGTCAGCACCACCCAGCGATCCCGCCCCGGCCCCGCCGACCGCGCGCCCGTTGCCTCCGTCACCAGTGCCGCGCACTCCGCGGCGCGGGAGCGCGAGCACCGCATGAAGGTGTACCTGGTGCAGATGGGGCTGCGCATCATCGCCTTCCCCGTGGGTGCGTGGCTCATCATCGCCGACATCAGCGTGGTCGTGGGCGTGGCGCTGCTGGCGTTCGCCGCGGTGATTCCCTACGTCGCGGTGGTGCTGGCGAACGCGCGCCGGGCCGATCCGGAGGCGGACGGGCCGCAGGCGGTGACGCCGCGTCGTGAGGGTCTGACCGCGCCCACCGGGGAGCCGACCGGGCCGCGGGTCGACCAACCCGGCGAGGTGATCGTGGGGGACGTCGTCGATGACTGA
- the fabG gene encoding 3-oxoacyl-ACP reductase FabG yields MSTTRRVLVTGGNRGIGEAIARHLTEEGHEVVVTSRSGDAPEDLRAVACDVTDTASVDQALKDAEEVLGGTVEVLVANAGITADGLSMRMKDDDFASVLDTNLHGAFRCVRAAQKGMIRGKFGRIVLVGSVVGLYGSPGQANYAASKAGLVGLARALTRELGSRGITTNVVAPGFVQTDMTDALPAERQEAYLASIPAGRFAQADEVAHAVAYLASDGAGYVSGAVLPVDGGLGMGH; encoded by the coding sequence ATGAGCACCACACGACGCGTCCTGGTCACTGGCGGCAACCGAGGCATCGGCGAGGCCATCGCCCGCCACCTCACCGAGGAGGGACACGAGGTGGTGGTCACCTCCCGCAGCGGCGACGCCCCCGAGGACCTGCGCGCCGTGGCCTGCGACGTCACCGACACCGCCTCGGTGGACCAGGCCCTGAAGGACGCCGAGGAGGTCCTGGGCGGCACCGTCGAGGTCCTGGTGGCCAACGCCGGCATCACCGCCGACGGGCTCTCCATGCGCATGAAGGACGACGACTTCGCCTCCGTCCTGGACACCAACCTGCACGGCGCCTTCCGCTGTGTGCGGGCCGCCCAGAAGGGCATGATCCGGGGCAAGTTCGGCCGCATCGTGCTCGTCGGGTCGGTGGTCGGCCTCTACGGCTCGCCCGGTCAGGCCAACTACGCGGCCTCGAAGGCGGGCCTGGTCGGCCTGGCCCGGGCCCTGACCCGCGAGCTCGGCAGCCGTGGCATCACCACCAACGTCGTCGCCCCCGGTTTCGTGCAGACCGACATGACCGACGCCCTGCCCGCCGAGCGGCAGGAGGCCTACCTCGCCTCCATCCCGGCGGGCCGCTTCGCACAGGCCGATGAGGTGGCGCACGCCGTGGCCTACCTCGCCTCCGACGGCGCCGGCTACGTCTCCGGCGCGGTCCTGCCCGTCGACGGCGGGCTCGGCATGGGGCACTGA
- the fabI gene encoding enoyl-ACP reductase FabI, producing the protein MDSSPVGSGLLAGKTLLVTGVLMESSIAFHVARLAQQQGATVILTGFGRGLKLTQAMSRRLPQPATVVELDVTDPEQLDSLAERLKEHTDSLDGVLHSIGFAPEGAFNFLEATWEDVSTAVHVSSFSLKSLALAAKPLMSRGSAVVGLTFDGRYAWPVYDWMGVAKAAFESVNRYLARDLGPDGIRCNLVSAGPIRTTAAKSIPGFATFEESWDGRAPLGWSIQLSEPAARACVALFSDWFPATTGEIVHVDGGVHATGQ; encoded by the coding sequence ATGGACTCCTCGCCGGTCGGTTCCGGTCTGCTGGCGGGCAAGACCCTGCTGGTCACCGGCGTGCTGATGGAGTCCTCCATCGCCTTCCACGTGGCCCGCCTCGCCCAGCAGCAGGGCGCCACCGTGATCCTCACCGGCTTCGGCCGGGGGCTGAAGCTCACCCAGGCCATGTCCCGCCGCCTGCCGCAGCCGGCCACCGTGGTGGAGCTCGACGTGACCGACCCCGAGCAGCTCGACAGCCTGGCCGAGCGCCTCAAGGAGCACACCGACTCCCTCGATGGCGTGCTGCACTCCATCGGCTTCGCTCCCGAGGGCGCCTTCAACTTCCTCGAGGCCACCTGGGAGGACGTCTCCACCGCGGTGCACGTCTCCAGCTTCTCGCTGAAGTCGCTGGCGCTGGCCGCCAAGCCGCTGATGTCGCGGGGCTCGGCCGTGGTCGGTCTGACCTTCGACGGCCGCTATGCGTGGCCGGTGTACGACTGGATGGGCGTGGCCAAGGCCGCCTTCGAGTCCGTCAACCGCTACCTCGCCCGCGACCTGGGCCCGGACGGCATCCGCTGCAACCTGGTCTCGGCCGGCCCCATCCGCACCACCGCGGCCAAGTCGATCCCCGGCTTCGCCACCTTCGAGGAGAGCTGGGACGGGCGTGCCCCGCTCGGGTGGTCCATCCAGCTCTCGGAGCCGGCCGCCCGCGCCTGCGTCGCACTGTTCTCGGACTGGTTCCCGGCCACGACCGGCGAGATCGTCCACGTCGACGGAGGCGTGCACGCCACGGGGCAGTGA